ATTTAGAAGAAGCTAAACAGATTTTAAACAAACTCTCAGATCAAGAAGCCTATTTTGAATTTCTTATCAATAACGATAAATGGAAAGAGAGTCTTGAATTAAAATACCCTAAACAATTTGCATCTATGGAAAATCAAAAGAAACATGCTGCAGATAGCTTAACGGATCTTACCAGAGAGAATAAAGCAATTCTCAAAACCAGGTTTGATCAAAAATTAAAAGAATTAACAAAAAAATCTCTATAAAATCCTTGCCGATAAAGGGTTAATTCTTTTTTTTTAGAGTCCATGATTTTTTCTTGACATTTAGACAATTTGGTACAATATTACGGATATAGATGAAATTGTCCGCGTTTTTGTACCATGAAAAAAAAATCAAAATTAAAAAATAGCATTGCAGTTTTTCGAAAAGCGGGGGGGGGTTCTTACCATGTCAGAGGCTATAGACCTTGGTATGCATCGTAGAGAACTTTATTTGCTGCGAGATAGAGGGGATTTGGAAGTTATTAGTAGAGGTTTATATAGACTAATTGAGCTTCCAGAGCCTTCCTTGCCTGACTTTATTCCAGTATCTAAAAAAATCCAAGGTGGAGTTATCTGCCTCATCTCTGCTTTGGCATTTCATGAAATCACTACTCAAATTCCTCATTTTGTTTATGTTGCTTTGTCAAGCCATGCCCATAAACCCAAGATTGCTTATCCCCCTATGCGTTATTTTTGGTATTCTGAAAGGTTATTAACAACAGGAGTTCAGAAATACACGATCGATGGATGCATCATTAAGATTTTCGATATTGAAAAAACCCTTATTGATTGTGTTAAATTTCGCAATAAAATCGGGATGGATATCGTTCTTGAAGCCTTAAAAATGTACTGGAAAAGTAGAAAAACGAATCTAGATAAGCTTTTTGAATACGCTAAATTATTTCATGTTGAAAAGATTTTAAAACCAATTATGGAAACAATTGTTAGTGGATAAAGCAATAGAAAAGCCGAAGAAGCAGGGCGATTTAACTAAAAATTTTTGATAGCAGATTAGGTAATATACTCTAGAGATTTAGAATTA
This genomic interval from Candidatus Rhabdochlamydia sp. T3358 contains the following:
- a CDS encoding type IV toxin-antitoxin system AbiEi family antitoxin domain-containing protein; this translates as MQFFEKRGGVLTMSEAIDLGMHRRELYLLRDRGDLEVISRGLYRLIELPEPSLPDFIPVSKKIQGGVICLISALAFHEITTQIPHFVYVALSSHAHKPKIAYPPMRYFWYSERLLTTGVQKYTIDGCIIKIFDIEKTLIDCVKFRNKIGMDIVLEALKMYWKSRKTNLDKLFEYAKLFHVEKILKPIMETIVSG